A window of the Vigna angularis cultivar LongXiaoDou No.4 chromosome 3, ASM1680809v1, whole genome shotgun sequence genome harbors these coding sequences:
- the LOC108325201 gene encoding CASP-like protein 4C2 has product MRSPQPLRNGGDNSCSPSHNRRFQSTVAEHKLRRFNFLILVFRLVSFSFSLASSVFVLTNTRGSDTPHWYHYDTFRFVLAANAIVAVYSVFEMGASVWEISRGVTLFPEVLQIWFDFGHDQVFTYLLLSANAAGTTMARTLKEMDTCRASNAFCVQMDIAVALGYAAFVFLGLTSLLTGFRVVCFIINGSRFHL; this is encoded by the exons ATGCGATCCCCTCAGCCGCTTCGCAACGGCGGTGATAACAGTTGTTCGCCGTCGCACAACCGTCGCTTCCAGTCCACAGTGGCGGAACACAAACTACGCCGTTTCAACTTCCTCATACTTGTTTTCCGCCTagtctccttctccttctcccttGCGTCCTCCGTCTTCGTGCTCACCAACACTCGTGGCTCCGATACACCTCACTGGTACCACTATGACACCTTCAG GTTCGTTCTTGCGGCGAATGCGATAGTGGCGGTATACTCCGTGTTCGAAATGGGCGCGTCGGTGTGGGAAATTTCACGAGGCGTAACACTGTTCCCCGAAGTGTTGCAAATATGGTTCGACTTCGGACATGACCAG GTGTTCACGTACCTGCTGTTGTCAGCGAACGCGGCGGGGACGACGATGGCGAGGACGCTGAAGGAGATGGACACGTGTAGGGCGAGCAATGCATTCTGCGTGCAAATGGACATAGCCGTAGCGTTGGGATACGCGGCGTTTGTGTTCCTAGGGTTGACCTCGCTCTTAACGGGCTTCCGCGTCGTCTGTTTCATAATCAACGGTTCCCGTTTCCATCTCTGA